A region of Flocculibacter collagenilyticus DNA encodes the following proteins:
- a CDS encoding DUF4150 domain-containing protein, giving the protein MSKIMSKYINAIQGNEVNSIQYDIDAKTADVRVGGNTAWRHNNIALMPNNIMAKQNGSIGSVAGIAVFPDKSSSQNAFKAEVQRPKHQSKTVGEMINLFIADYIVEPPQWDAENNKPILPWIEQQSGLDMQSYVSSINVDDFISLVESHIGWQAGTEKQIVKDPDAPNPTVAKVSGNNVLINGRTAVHKDSGGVLSTVDVCLTQIGNSVVPIPYPNVAMSSDADATASSVLINGNPACHVKSNFKKSTGDQPGNKKGVASGTIKEKAEFLMGSFNVLIEGNPAVRQGDLMVSNNKNTPPSGLVQPPGPPPQGLSISPRDEKTHESDQASAYYTHDNTATGFKLEQQRYVLRTGATAKKVPFHKGSEE; this is encoded by the coding sequence ATGTCAAAAATCATGTCAAAATATATTAATGCCATCCAAGGCAACGAAGTCAATTCTATTCAATATGATATCGATGCTAAAACCGCAGATGTAAGAGTCGGCGGCAATACCGCATGGCGCCACAATAATATCGCTCTGATGCCAAACAATATAATGGCAAAACAAAATGGCTCAATTGGCAGTGTTGCAGGAATAGCCGTTTTTCCTGATAAGTCATCTAGTCAAAACGCATTTAAAGCAGAGGTACAAAGGCCAAAGCATCAATCTAAAACAGTAGGAGAAATGATCAACCTGTTTATTGCTGACTATATTGTTGAGCCTCCACAGTGGGACGCAGAAAATAATAAACCCATACTGCCATGGATAGAGCAACAGTCTGGTTTAGATATGCAAAGCTATGTTAGTAGTATTAATGTTGATGATTTTATTAGCTTGGTTGAATCTCATATAGGCTGGCAAGCGGGTACAGAAAAGCAAATTGTTAAAGACCCAGATGCACCTAACCCAACAGTTGCGAAAGTGTCGGGTAATAACGTACTGATTAACGGGCGCACAGCAGTACATAAAGATAGCGGCGGCGTACTTTCTACGGTAGATGTATGTTTAACACAAATTGGTAATTCAGTGGTGCCCATTCCTTATCCCAATGTAGCGATGTCCAGCGATGCAGATGCCACTGCCAGCTCAGTGCTAATTAATGGAAACCCTGCCTGCCATGTAAAAAGCAACTTCAAGAAAAGTACAGGCGATCAACCCGGAAACAAAAAGGGTGTTGCCAGCGGTACCATTAAAGAAAAAGCCGAATTTTTGATGGGATCGTTCAATGTGCTAATTGAAGGCAACCCAGCTGTGCGTCAAGGCGACTTAATGGTGTCGAATAACAAAAACACACCACCGTCTGGTTTAGTACAACCGCCGGGGCCGCCGCCACAGGGGCTGTCTATTTCTCCAAGAGATGAGAAAACGCATGAGTCTGACCAAGCCAGTGCGTATTACACTCATGATAATACTGCAACAGGATTCAAATTAGAGCAGCAACGTTATGTATTACGTACTGGGGCAACGGCTAAAAAAGTACCTTTTCACAAAGGAAGTGAAGAATGA